The following proteins come from a genomic window of Rubinisphaera margarita:
- the serA gene encoding phosphoglycerate dehydrogenase — MLHRVLVTDSLSAAGLAVLQENPEIELVNKTDPKLTVEQLREELQEADGIVIRSGTRLTAEVLEGQRRLKAIVRAGVGVDNIDIPSATRQGIVVMNTPGGNTISTAEHTIAMMMALSRNIAPAAASMKEGKWERKLFTGTQLAGKTIGIIGLGRVGLAVAQRCRGLDMKVLGYDPFISAERAGEFGVELHREIDALIPHCEFLTVHTPLTEETRNVINAERIAKMPKGVRIINCARGGIIDEDALADAVESGHVAGAAIDVFTEEPPKNTRLTGLPGVLTTPHLGASTDEAQELVAVEASDIIAGFLTRNEVRHAVNMAPVSASEMEGMKRYIDLAYRLGLLLAQQTQGEGIRSAEIHYRGDAAGKHTRLLTSSFSSGLLSAALGDRINIVNANMLTEERGIPVSEETSKKAGDFSTMIVAEVSTDQGTLRAAGTMFGHEYLRLVLLDDFQLDAYLDGTLLIYRHKDVPGLIGLIGTVLGKHNVNIAHMALGRENTQPGGDSVAVINLDSKPEQAVIDEILQHPDVTAVEIVQLPPGGAPLPWLGL; from the coding sequence GTGTTACACCGTGTCCTGGTGACCGATTCTCTGTCCGCTGCCGGTCTGGCTGTTCTCCAGGAGAACCCGGAAATTGAGTTGGTCAACAAAACCGATCCCAAACTGACCGTCGAGCAGCTCCGCGAAGAGCTGCAGGAAGCAGACGGGATCGTGATTCGCAGTGGAACGCGGCTGACCGCTGAAGTCCTTGAAGGACAGCGTCGCCTCAAGGCGATCGTCCGGGCTGGTGTGGGGGTCGATAACATCGACATTCCGTCCGCCACCCGTCAGGGCATCGTGGTCATGAACACGCCGGGCGGCAATACGATCAGCACCGCTGAGCACACCATTGCCATGATGATGGCCCTGTCCCGCAACATCGCTCCCGCCGCCGCCAGCATGAAGGAAGGCAAGTGGGAACGGAAGCTGTTCACGGGAACTCAGCTGGCTGGCAAGACGATCGGCATCATCGGCCTGGGACGCGTCGGACTCGCTGTAGCTCAACGCTGCCGCGGACTCGACATGAAAGTGCTCGGCTACGATCCGTTCATTTCGGCGGAACGCGCCGGGGAATTCGGTGTCGAACTCCATCGTGAAATCGATGCCCTGATCCCTCACTGCGAGTTCCTTACGGTACACACACCGCTGACCGAAGAAACCCGCAACGTCATCAACGCCGAGCGTATCGCCAAGATGCCCAAGGGCGTCCGCATCATCAATTGTGCCCGCGGTGGCATCATCGATGAAGACGCACTGGCCGACGCCGTCGAATCGGGACACGTGGCTGGAGCAGCCATCGACGTCTTCACTGAAGAACCTCCCAAGAACACCCGACTCACCGGCCTGCCCGGCGTGCTGACCACGCCTCACCTGGGCGCTTCGACTGACGAAGCTCAGGAACTGGTCGCTGTTGAAGCCAGTGACATCATTGCCGGTTTCCTGACCCGCAACGAAGTCCGTCACGCCGTAAACATGGCCCCCGTTTCGGCTTCCGAGATGGAAGGCATGAAGCGGTACATCGACCTGGCGTACCGTCTGGGCCTGCTGCTCGCTCAGCAGACTCAGGGCGAAGGCATTCGCAGTGCCGAGATTCATTACCGCGGCGACGCCGCCGGCAAGCACACCCGCCTGCTGACCTCGTCGTTCTCTTCGGGACTCCTCTCGGCTGCTCTGGGCGATCGCATCAACATTGTGAACGCCAACATGCTGACTGAAGAGCGGGGCATCCCCGTCAGCGAAGAAACGTCCAAGAAGGCCGGCGACTTCTCGACCATGATTGTCGCTGAAGTTTCGACCGATCAGGGAACCCTGCGGGCAGCCGGCACGATGTTCGGACACGAATATCTGCGGCTCGTGCTGCTGGATGACTTCCAGCTCGATGCCTACCTCGACGGAACCCTGCTGATTTACCGCCACAAGGACGTCCCAGGCCTGATCGGGCTGATCGGGACCGTTCTCGGCAAGCACAACGTGAACATCGCCCATATGGCCCTGGGTCGCGAGAACACGCAGCCCGGCGGCGATTCGGTCGCTGTGATCAACCTCGATTCGAAGCCCGAACAGGCTGTGATCGACGAGATCCTGCAGCATCCGGACGTCACCGCTGTCGAGATCGTGCAGCTGCCGCCTGGTGGAGCTCCGCTCCCATGGCTGGGCCTGTAG
- the argH gene encoding argininosuccinate lyase has translation MADKAWGGRFSEATDKRVERFTESISFDARLAPFDIQGSKAHATMLSEVGLLTEEERKTICSTLDDIGKSIAAGEFEYHIELEDIHMHIERELTNRTGDIGRKLHTGRSRNDQVSTDVKLFIRHAIDHLVDLIEDLQEAFVGRCDRDQDVILPAYTHLQRAQPVMAPHYWLAWCEKLERDRNRLFDARRRTNVSPLGAAAVAGTSLPINRNRTAELLGFDTIATNSLDISSDRDFLIEFVSDLAIISVHLSSWAEEWILWCTTEFNFLSLRDAFTTGSSIMPQKRNPDVLELIRGKSARVIAANQHLLGLTKNLPLAYNRDLQEDKIPVFDAYDTVTACLELAAAIVETAELNRERIEARLEEGFLDATTLMEYLIKKGVPMRTGHETVGTLVSTCEKQKKRLAELSLEEFQQACPQIENDVYDILGVKNAIQAFVSEGSGGPKPVAQQLKAWKERIEARS, from the coding sequence GTGGCAGATAAAGCTTGGGGTGGACGCTTCTCGGAAGCGACCGACAAACGCGTGGAACGCTTTACGGAATCGATCAGCTTCGATGCCCGATTGGCTCCCTTTGACATTCAGGGATCGAAAGCTCATGCGACGATGTTGTCTGAAGTCGGTCTCCTGACCGAAGAAGAGCGAAAGACAATCTGCAGCACACTGGATGACATCGGCAAGTCGATCGCTGCCGGCGAGTTCGAGTATCACATCGAACTCGAAGATATCCATATGCACATTGAACGGGAGTTGACCAACCGCACCGGCGACATCGGTCGCAAGTTGCACACGGGTCGCAGCCGGAACGATCAGGTCTCGACCGACGTCAAACTCTTCATCCGCCACGCCATCGACCACCTTGTTGATCTCATCGAAGATCTTCAGGAGGCTTTTGTCGGCCGTTGCGATCGTGATCAGGACGTGATCCTTCCGGCCTATACGCACCTGCAGCGGGCACAACCGGTCATGGCTCCGCACTACTGGCTGGCCTGGTGCGAAAAGCTGGAACGGGATCGCAACCGACTGTTTGATGCCCGCCGTCGGACGAATGTCTCGCCACTCGGCGCCGCCGCCGTGGCCGGAACGTCGCTGCCGATCAACCGTAACCGCACCGCCGAACTGCTCGGGTTCGATACGATCGCGACGAACAGCCTCGACATTTCCAGCGACCGCGATTTCCTCATCGAGTTCGTGTCCGACCTCGCCATCATCTCGGTCCACTTGAGTAGCTGGGCTGAAGAGTGGATTCTGTGGTGCACGACGGAATTCAATTTCCTTTCACTCCGCGATGCCTTCACGACCGGCTCCTCGATCATGCCGCAGAAGCGGAACCCGGATGTGCTCGAACTGATCCGCGGCAAGTCGGCTCGTGTCATCGCGGCCAATCAACATCTGCTCGGTCTCACGAAGAACCTGCCACTGGCCTACAATCGCGATCTGCAGGAAGACAAGATCCCCGTCTTCGACGCCTACGACACCGTTACTGCCTGTCTGGAACTGGCTGCGGCAATCGTCGAAACAGCCGAACTGAACCGTGAGCGGATCGAAGCTCGACTCGAAGAAGGCTTCCTCGACGCAACCACGCTAATGGAATACCTCATCAAGAAGGGCGTCCCGATGCGGACCGGTCACGAAACCGTCGGCACTCTGGTCTCCACCTGCGAGAAGCAGAAGAAGCGACTGGCCGAACTGTCTCTGGAAGAATTTCAGCAGGCCTGTCCGCAGATCGAGAACGATGTCTACGACATCCTGGGTGTCAAGAACGCCATTCAGGCGTTCGTCAGTGAAGGCTCAGGAGGTCCCAAACCTGTCGCCCAGCAACTCAAAGCATGGAAGGAACGCATCGAAGCCCGCAGCTGA
- a CDS encoding VOC family protein, whose protein sequence is MSVVQVEAIDHVTLVSSSLEASRRFYVELLGMEEVPRPNFNFKGAWYRAGNTLVHLILAHDQSGPAGMFSPEQKRSTRTHHLAFRVPDANAAWEAIQSSDIPYEVVSPPKFRPDGAVQVFLADPDGHVIELASEPKQQGT, encoded by the coding sequence ATGTCGGTCGTCCAGGTGGAAGCCATTGATCATGTGACGCTCGTCTCCTCAAGCCTGGAAGCGAGCCGCCGGTTCTATGTTGAATTGCTGGGAATGGAAGAAGTTCCGCGCCCAAACTTCAACTTCAAAGGGGCCTGGTATCGGGCAGGCAACACGCTCGTCCATCTGATTCTGGCTCATGATCAGTCGGGTCCGGCCGGCATGTTCTCGCCGGAACAGAAGCGATCGACGCGAACGCATCACCTGGCCTTTCGCGTTCCTGATGCCAACGCCGCGTGGGAGGCGATTCAGTCGAGCGATATTCCTTACGAAGTCGTCTCGCCGCCAAAGTTTCGACCGGATGGAGCCGTGCAGGTCTTTCTGGCCGATCCGGATGGACACGTGATCGAATTGGCCTCCGAACCGAAACAACAGGGAACCTGA
- a CDS encoding flotillin-like FloA family protein, with protein sequence MDPKVVLILVFVILLLTVVLAVLTIFASLFQLWLQAFLSGARVSLIQIVGMRLRRSPAKDIIRWTCMSTQCGVPVSAAHIESAHIQGVNVERAILTLKKAREEGIDVKWDEIVQADFEERTTGVFEIPGIHRS encoded by the coding sequence ATGGATCCCAAGGTCGTCCTCATCCTTGTCTTCGTCATCCTTCTGCTGACGGTGGTCCTGGCAGTACTTACGATCTTCGCATCGCTCTTCCAGCTCTGGCTGCAGGCGTTCCTCTCCGGAGCCCGGGTGAGTCTCATCCAGATCGTTGGTATGAGACTGCGACGTTCTCCCGCGAAGGACATCATCCGCTGGACGTGCATGTCGACGCAGTGCGGTGTGCCTGTCTCTGCGGCCCACATCGAATCGGCCCACATTCAGGGCGTGAATGTGGAAAGAGCAATTCTGACGCTGAAGAAGGCTCGCGAAGAGGGCATCGACGTGAAGTGGGACGAGATCGTCCAGGCTGACTTTGAAGAACGAACGACCGGCGTCTTCGAAATCCCGGGCATTCACCGGAGTTGA
- the purE gene encoding 5-(carboxyamino)imidazole ribonucleotide mutase has product MSDDNSAPLVGIIMGSTSDWPTMEHASKLLGQLGVAHECRVVSAHRTPDAMFEYAKTARSRGIQVIIAGAGGAAHLPGMVASQTTLPVLGVPVKSRALSGLDSLLSIVQMPGGIPVGTLAIGDSGAKNAALLACRILSLNDVGLSKRLDEFQQSQTETVAANSHLDNAQPDQT; this is encoded by the coding sequence ATGAGCGACGACAATTCGGCACCATTGGTTGGCATCATCATGGGCAGCACGTCGGACTGGCCCACGATGGAGCATGCCTCGAAACTGCTCGGTCAACTCGGTGTCGCCCATGAATGCCGTGTGGTTTCCGCTCACCGCACACCCGACGCCATGTTCGAGTACGCCAAGACAGCCCGTTCCCGGGGAATTCAGGTGATTATCGCCGGAGCGGGCGGAGCGGCTCACCTGCCGGGGATGGTGGCTTCCCAAACCACGTTGCCGGTGCTCGGCGTCCCGGTGAAAAGCAGGGCACTCTCCGGGCTCGACTCGCTTCTGTCGATCGTCCAAATGCCTGGCGGAATTCCTGTCGGCACGCTGGCCATTGGCGATTCGGGAGCGAAGAATGCGGCTCTGCTGGCCTGCCGAATTCTGAGCCTGAACGACGTCGGTCTTTCGAAGCGGCTCGACGAGTTCCAGCAGTCCCAGACCGAGACCGTTGCCGCCAACTCCCATCTCGACAACGCTCAGCCCGACCAGACCTGA
- the lpdA gene encoding dihydrolipoyl dehydrogenase produces the protein MSKSDLHAEVVVLGAGPGGYPAAFEAADKGKKVILVNDDVAPGGVCLNRGCIPSKALLHVAKLLNESKEASEWGITFGQPEIDLDRLRTFKNGVVKGLTGGIGSLCKARGVELVEARGSFLDSSTMELKYKDGSTGKLTFDTAIVATGSVPAMPPIFDIGDDRVMDSTGALELKDVPPKLLVIGGGYIGLEMGSVYAALGSEVTVVEMTDGLLPGADRDLVKPLQKRLEAQLHAIYLSTKVNGLKATSNGIVADLEGDGAPAEATFDRVLISVGRRPNARNIGLEHTKVKVTERGFIEVNRRMQTADPKIYAIGDVAGEPMLAHKATREAKVAVDVILNEPAEFDSIAIPAVVFTDPELAWCGLTETEAKQDKRDIAVIRFPWAASGRAQTLGRTEGLTKLIFDKKTERILGMGIVGPGAGEMIAEGVLAVETAAVARDLAESIHAHPTLSETIMESAEGLFGQATHYFRPKKS, from the coding sequence ATGTCAAAATCTGATTTGCACGCCGAAGTTGTTGTCCTCGGAGCCGGCCCCGGAGGTTATCCCGCGGCCTTCGAAGCCGCCGACAAAGGCAAGAAAGTCATCCTCGTCAACGATGACGTCGCTCCCGGCGGCGTCTGTCTGAATCGTGGCTGCATCCCGTCCAAGGCACTCCTGCACGTCGCCAAACTGCTGAACGAATCGAAAGAAGCCAGCGAGTGGGGCATCACGTTCGGCCAGCCGGAGATTGACCTTGATCGACTTCGCACCTTCAAGAACGGCGTCGTCAAAGGGCTGACGGGCGGGATCGGTTCGCTCTGCAAAGCACGTGGCGTCGAACTCGTCGAAGCACGCGGCTCCTTTCTCGATTCCAGCACGATGGAGCTGAAGTACAAAGATGGCTCCACCGGCAAGCTGACCTTCGATACGGCGATCGTCGCGACCGGGTCCGTGCCGGCGATGCCGCCGATTTTCGATATCGGTGATGACCGCGTGATGGACTCGACGGGTGCACTGGAGCTGAAAGACGTTCCGCCGAAACTGCTCGTCATCGGTGGCGGTTATATCGGCCTTGAGATGGGCTCCGTTTACGCGGCTCTCGGTTCGGAAGTGACTGTGGTCGAAATGACGGACGGCCTGCTGCCAGGAGCCGACCGCGATCTGGTCAAGCCTCTGCAGAAACGACTCGAAGCTCAGCTGCACGCGATTTATCTGTCGACCAAAGTCAACGGCCTCAAAGCGACCTCGAACGGCATTGTCGCCGATCTCGAAGGCGACGGGGCTCCCGCGGAAGCGACCTTTGATCGCGTTTTGATCTCCGTTGGTCGCCGTCCGAATGCCCGCAACATCGGGCTCGAACACACCAAGGTCAAAGTGACCGAACGGGGCTTCATTGAAGTCAACCGTCGTATGCAGACGGCTGATCCGAAAATCTACGCGATTGGCGATGTGGCCGGCGAGCCGATGCTGGCTCACAAGGCGACCCGCGAAGCCAAGGTGGCTGTCGATGTCATTCTGAACGAGCCAGCCGAGTTCGATTCGATCGCCATCCCGGCTGTCGTCTTCACTGATCCGGAACTGGCCTGGTGCGGCCTGACGGAAACCGAAGCCAAGCAGGACAAGCGAGACATCGCCGTCATCCGCTTCCCCTGGGCGGCCTCTGGTCGCGCCCAGACACTGGGACGCACCGAAGGTTTGACGAAGCTGATCTTCGACAAGAAGACCGAGCGGATTCTCGGCATGGGCATCGTCGGTCCCGGTGCAGGGGAGATGATTGCCGAAGGCGTGCTGGCTGTGGAAACGGCAGCCGTCGCTCGTGATCTGGCTGAGAGTATTCACGCTCACCCGACGCTGTCGGAAACGATTATGGAATCGGCTGAAGGACTCTTCGGCCAGGCGACCCACTACTTCCGTCCGAAAAAGTCGTAA
- a CDS encoding BON domain-containing protein — protein MPINSKWILTLGILALSPTMAKGGPFGLPNPFKSPAQPETQTKSAAPNNQEVANQIAAALTQARLTGYDINIEYQNGVATLSGMIQDAQQKQKATEVAKSVALVSKVDNRMGLITAESASPIQQVAHQAPTQRPVVDQAAFEAPQSAPQVSPIQQVAGTAPKAKPSQDDKARNQATANQIAYALRDSGVSGYDIEISYKNGVAALAGVVGTPEQREYVGSVVSSVPGVQNVDNQLQVNQPVMQTAAYQPSLVPSEAGPNEAPANGAYPPGYPGPGYPGAGHPGHPGYPGMVPPGPGGPAPVQPPPMMGHPGPGPVNPVYNQPYLPDHAWPTYAAYPNYGAVTYPKQYSASAFPYIGPFYPYPQVPMGWRSSTLEWDDGEWQLKFSPQTDRWWWFMNPKNWD, from the coding sequence ATGCCTATCAACAGCAAATGGATCCTGACGTTGGGGATCCTCGCCTTGTCTCCGACGATGGCGAAGGGAGGGCCGTTCGGCTTGCCAAACCCCTTCAAATCCCCGGCTCAGCCTGAGACTCAGACGAAATCCGCGGCTCCTAACAACCAGGAAGTCGCCAATCAGATCGCTGCAGCTCTCACGCAGGCCCGCCTCACCGGTTACGATATCAATATCGAATACCAGAACGGCGTGGCAACACTCTCGGGCATGATTCAGGATGCCCAGCAGAAACAAAAGGCCACGGAAGTCGCCAAGTCGGTGGCTCTCGTCTCCAAGGTCGACAACCGCATGGGACTGATCACCGCAGAGTCGGCCAGCCCGATTCAGCAGGTTGCCCATCAGGCTCCGACGCAGCGTCCGGTCGTTGATCAGGCTGCTTTCGAAGCTCCGCAGTCGGCTCCGCAGGTTTCGCCGATCCAGCAGGTTGCCGGAACGGCTCCGAAAGCCAAACCGTCTCAGGACGACAAGGCTCGCAATCAGGCCACCGCGAATCAGATCGCTTACGCTCTGCGAGACAGCGGTGTTTCCGGTTACGACATCGAAATCAGCTACAAGAACGGTGTTGCCGCACTGGCTGGTGTTGTCGGAACTCCCGAACAGCGTGAATATGTCGGCTCGGTCGTTTCGAGCGTTCCGGGTGTCCAGAACGTCGACAATCAGCTGCAGGTGAATCAGCCGGTTATGCAGACCGCAGCCTACCAGCCGTCTCTGGTTCCGAGCGAAGCGGGGCCAAATGAAGCTCCGGCCAACGGCGCCTATCCTCCGGGCTACCCCGGTCCGGGTTATCCCGGTGCCGGTCATCCTGGTCACCCCGGTTATCCCGGAATGGTACCTCCGGGACCTGGCGGTCCGGCTCCAGTGCAGCCGCCCCCGATGATGGGACATCCAGGTCCGGGACCCGTGAATCCGGTCTACAACCAGCCTTACCTGCCGGATCACGCCTGGCCGACTTACGCTGCTTATCCGAACTACGGTGCAGTGACCTATCCGAAGCAGTACTCCGCGAGTGCCTTCCCTTACATCGGACCGTTCTACCCTTACCCGCAGGTTCCGATGGGATGGCGTAGTTCGACCCTGGAATGGGACGATGGCGAGTGGCAGCTGAAGTTCAGCCCACAGACCGACCGCTGGTGGTGGTTCATGAATCCGAAGAACTGGGACTAG
- the truA gene encoding tRNA pseudouridine(38-40) synthase TruA, which produces MTDRNLRLLIAYDGQPFSGWQIQPDKPTVQEHIEDAIFAITRERSRLAGAGRTDTGVHAFGQVASFRTSTRIPCERMRPALQSKLPESITIRDVDEVPYDFHAGHHAKWKHYRYLILNSRVGWPHLRHYTTRVQDQLDVEAMDAAAHSLIGRHDFRSFESNYPNKATSVRTVLHCRVSAGTVRPLWSTPATSESAPPFLYLDIVADGFLYNMVRAIMGTLLKVGDGSWPIEQAAVARDALDRRVAGPTAPPQGLYLMHVEYDRDFDPALINRNHSSEG; this is translated from the coding sequence ATGACTGACCGGAACCTGAGACTGCTGATCGCCTATGACGGGCAACCGTTTTCGGGCTGGCAGATTCAGCCCGACAAGCCGACCGTCCAGGAGCATATCGAGGATGCCATCTTCGCGATTACGCGAGAGCGATCGCGCCTGGCCGGAGCAGGACGCACTGACACCGGAGTTCATGCCTTCGGTCAGGTCGCCAGCTTTCGCACCTCGACCCGCATTCCCTGCGAACGGATGAGACCGGCTCTGCAGTCGAAGCTGCCGGAGTCGATCACGATTCGCGATGTCGATGAAGTCCCCTACGACTTCCACGCCGGCCATCACGCGAAGTGGAAGCACTACCGCTATCTGATTCTCAACAGCCGCGTCGGCTGGCCGCATTTGCGACACTACACCACACGCGTGCAGGATCAGCTCGATGTCGAAGCGATGGACGCAGCCGCTCATTCGCTGATCGGCCGCCATGACTTCCGATCGTTCGAGTCGAACTACCCGAACAAAGCGACGAGCGTTCGCACGGTTCTTCACTGCCGCGTTTCCGCGGGAACAGTCCGGCCCCTCTGGTCCACTCCCGCAACTTCAGAGAGCGCGCCACCATTCCTCTACCTCGACATCGTCGCCGACGGCTTCCTCTACAACATGGTTCGGGCCATCATGGGAACGCTGCTGAAAGTCGGCGATGGCTCCTGGCCCATCGAACAGGCGGCCGTAGCCAGAGATGCCCTCGACCGTCGGGTCGCCGGTCCGACGGCTCCGCCGCAGGGTCTGTATCTGATGCATGTGGAATACGACCGGGATTTTGATCCGGCGCTAATCAACAGAAATCATTCTTCGGAAGGGTAG
- a CDS encoding 5-(carboxyamino)imidazole ribonucleotide synthase produces the protein MIRQSRTIDPGATLGVLGGGQLGRMFAQSAHRLGYHVHTFSDEENSPCGQVADREFVGAYDDIDAIEQFAKGVDVITFEFENISSEAAQAIERIVPVRPGGEVLHISQNRIREKSTLAEAGLPVTPFRPIRTEDELQNALNELGTPSILKTAFGGYDGKGQIALSKPEEALPAWKELGQVEAVLEKKIDFRCEVSVVGVRDQWGNFTGCGPILNEHRNHILDLSVFPEPSVSDLEADAVAICRGVLEKLNVVGVMCVEMFVTTDNRILINEVAPRPHNSGHLTINACLSSQFEQQVRAICGLPLGDMIPLKPSAMINLLGDVWTGGVPNWAEALKHPEATLHLYGKREPRVGRKMGHLTVLSDTAEEAIDIARQARAALQNHSNEPRS, from the coding sequence ATGATACGTCAGTCACGCACAATCGATCCGGGGGCGACCCTCGGAGTTCTCGGCGGAGGGCAACTCGGCCGGATGTTCGCGCAGTCGGCTCACCGGCTCGGCTATCACGTCCACACCTTTTCCGACGAAGAAAACTCTCCCTGTGGCCAGGTGGCCGATCGCGAGTTTGTCGGCGCCTACGATGACATCGATGCCATCGAACAATTCGCCAAGGGTGTTGATGTCATTACCTTTGAGTTCGAGAACATCAGCTCCGAAGCCGCCCAGGCCATCGAACGGATTGTTCCGGTCCGCCCCGGGGGCGAAGTCCTGCACATCTCCCAGAATCGTATCCGGGAAAAGTCAACGCTCGCCGAAGCCGGATTGCCGGTCACGCCTTTCCGGCCGATCCGCACCGAGGACGAGCTTCAGAACGCCCTCAACGAGCTTGGCACTCCTTCGATTTTGAAGACCGCATTTGGCGGTTACGACGGCAAGGGACAGATCGCTCTGTCGAAGCCCGAAGAGGCTCTACCTGCCTGGAAGGAACTGGGACAGGTCGAAGCCGTTCTCGAAAAGAAGATCGACTTTCGCTGTGAAGTTTCCGTGGTCGGCGTTCGCGATCAATGGGGGAACTTCACCGGCTGCGGTCCGATTCTGAATGAGCATCGGAATCATATTCTTGATCTCTCGGTCTTTCCCGAGCCGAGTGTTAGCGATCTCGAAGCCGACGCCGTCGCCATTTGTCGGGGCGTGCTTGAGAAGTTAAACGTCGTTGGTGTGATGTGTGTCGAGATGTTCGTCACGACTGACAACCGAATCCTTATCAACGAAGTGGCACCCCGGCCTCATAATTCGGGTCACCTCACAATCAATGCCTGCCTCAGCAGTCAGTTCGAACAGCAGGTGCGAGCGATCTGCGGCTTGCCGCTTGGCGACATGATACCGCTGAAGCCCTCGGCGATGATCAATCTCCTGGGCGACGTCTGGACGGGTGGCGTTCCGAACTGGGCAGAAGCCTTGAAGCATCCGGAAGCGACGCTGCATCTCTATGGCAAACGAGAGCCGCGAGTCGGACGCAAGATGGGACATCTCACCGTTCTCAGCGACACGGCTGAGGAGGCGATTGATATCGCCCGCCAGGCACGGGCGGCCCTGCAGAATCATTCGAACGAACCGAGGTCGTAA
- a CDS encoding dihydroorotate dehydrogenase electron transfer subunit has product MPTCENNACQSLARVVSLDSLSDENYRVRLECPEIAAAILPGQFFMLRCPDRTDPLLGRPFALYDTYEADGKLAGIDVGFHVVGKMTGLMEDLQPGQEIEIWGPLGNGFPEVETGHLIQVAGGIGYTPFVAVSREALLGKQYGSESRQGIKADKASLIYGVRTSRFRANMDDLSDLKDLDIQICTEDGSEGHHGLVTDLLKPMLENGPKERITVLTCGPLRMMQAVSALCEQLGVACWASLETPMACGFGACFSCVVPVKTEDGWDYRRSCMEGPVFPAGDILWQSIS; this is encoded by the coding sequence ATGCCCACCTGCGAGAACAACGCCTGCCAGTCGCTCGCGCGAGTGGTTTCTCTCGATTCGCTGTCGGATGAGAATTACCGCGTGCGGCTGGAGTGTCCCGAGATCGCAGCCGCGATTCTGCCGGGGCAGTTCTTCATGCTGCGTTGTCCCGACCGAACCGATCCGCTCCTGGGACGCCCCTTCGCGCTGTACGACACCTACGAAGCCGACGGAAAGCTGGCTGGGATTGATGTCGGGTTCCACGTCGTCGGCAAGATGACCGGCCTGATGGAAGATCTGCAGCCGGGACAGGAGATCGAGATCTGGGGACCGCTGGGAAATGGCTTTCCAGAAGTTGAAACGGGGCATCTGATTCAAGTCGCCGGCGGGATTGGTTATACGCCGTTCGTGGCCGTTTCCCGGGAAGCGTTGCTCGGCAAACAGTACGGCTCGGAATCTCGGCAGGGAATCAAAGCGGACAAGGCGTCGTTGATCTATGGCGTCCGCACGAGCCGCTTTCGGGCCAACATGGACGACTTGTCGGATCTGAAGGATCTCGACATTCAGATCTGCACCGAAGACGGCAGCGAGGGGCATCATGGCCTCGTGACCGATCTGCTCAAGCCGATGCTGGAGAATGGGCCGAAGGAGCGGATCACCGTCCTGACCTGCGGTCCGCTGCGAATGATGCAGGCGGTTTCCGCTCTTTGCGAACAACTGGGCGTCGCCTGCTGGGCCTCGCTGGAAACGCCGATGGCGTGCGGTTTCGGAGCCTGCTTCAGCTGTGTAGTGCCTGTGAAAACCGAAGACGGCTGGGATTACCGCCGCTCGTGCATGGAAGGCCCGGTTTTTCCGGCGGGCGATATTCTCTGGCAGAGCATTTCCTGA